A genome region from Hymenobacter tibetensis includes the following:
- a CDS encoding DUF4249 domain-containing protein — MKQVPILCLLGALVFSSCETIVEVDTPPHTPRLALTYTLSNQAPTAEYQKFFTGRELFVSVSQGVLEVKQPAGRGDASVELINEAGQTVEQFRSKARQGHNYTTGRPDSVYGYYVPVRGFVGEPGRTYTLRAAVPGIEAVEATLTMPTRATIETGSYVSSTPPSPFIRGTAGRLTCSILDNVATTDYYIAHARVLDRNGTYWGYIRLDYNSNNGNNSEINLNRFQLSEGSNLYSQSPFSDAGGNGQRLNLSNDILMQYDGSYGPGGTYPEPGFIEVIVGTITPDTYRFYQSLNRYYDTDGNPFAEPAPLFSNMRPGYGLFGGATDATYRIPL, encoded by the coding sequence ATGAAACAAGTGCCTATCCTCTGCTTACTAGGGGCATTGGTTTTCAGCAGCTGCGAAACCATTGTGGAAGTGGATACCCCGCCGCACACGCCTCGGCTGGCCCTTACCTACACCCTCAGCAACCAGGCTCCGACAGCCGAGTACCAAAAGTTCTTCACTGGACGCGAACTGTTTGTGAGCGTAAGCCAAGGCGTGTTGGAAGTGAAACAACCCGCTGGCCGCGGCGACGCTAGTGTGGAACTGATAAACGAAGCCGGGCAGACGGTGGAGCAGTTCCGGTCCAAGGCCCGGCAAGGCCATAACTACACCACTGGCCGGCCCGATAGTGTGTATGGCTATTATGTGCCGGTGCGCGGGTTTGTGGGGGAACCGGGCCGCACGTACACCCTGCGCGCCGCAGTACCAGGTATCGAGGCAGTGGAAGCAACGCTGACAATGCCAACACGCGCCACTATTGAAACGGGTAGCTACGTCTCATCTACCCCGCCAAGTCCATTCATTAGGGGTACTGCCGGCCGCCTCACGTGTAGCATCCTCGACAACGTCGCTACCACTGATTACTATATAGCTCACGCCCGTGTGCTGGACCGTAACGGAACGTATTGGGGCTATATACGGTTGGACTACAACAGCAACAACGGCAACAATTCCGAGATAAATCTAAACCGATTCCAGCTCTCTGAAGGCAGCAACCTCTACAGCCAGTCGCCCTTCAGCGACGCTGGTGGTAACGGGCAGCGCCTCAACCTCAGCAACGATATCTTGATGCAGTACGACGGCAGCTACGGCCCCGGCGGCACCTACCCGGAGCCGGGTTTCATTGAAGTCATCGTGGGCACCATTACACCCGACACGTATCGTTTCTACCAGTCGCTAAACCGCTACTACGACACCGACGGTAATCCTTTTGCCGAGCCAGCACCGCTGTTTTCCAACATGCGTCCCGGATACGGCCTGTTCGGCGGGGCCACCGATGCCACCTACCGGATTCCACTGTAA
- a CDS encoding TonB-dependent receptor produces the protein MKPAFRAVVLPLFLGGPLAARAQQPVAPSKITISGYVRDAATGENLIGVAVVNPGTGQGTATNTYGFYSLTLPATDSVRLVASYLGYERLRWAAATTRNVAHDFRLRAASSELAGVEVVGNRQERIEQSTRMGTINVPIAQIKNLPKLFGETDVLKVLQLLPGVQSGGEGQSGLYVRGGSPDQNLILLDGTPVYNAAHLFGFFSVFNADALNNVELIKGGFPARYGGRLSSVLDISMKEGNMQEFHGEGAIGIVASKITLEGPIKKDTASFIISARRTYLDVLAQPFIKSQLSAEGTRGSVGYFFHDLNAKLNWKVSSRDRLYLSAYTGYDKFYARIRDKDEGAENYSRTDGNLGWGNLTSGLRWNHIVNDQLFMNTHLTYSKYQFNVGAGEERRYNNQGDVRTDKFSLRYFSNIRDFSLKTDFDYTPTPDHYIRFGGQYILHSFRPGALTAKDNASDLESQLNSGNRTMASEVGLYAEDDYRLTDRLKVNGGLRLNGFLVEGKFYPSVEPRLAARFLLTEEWALKASYARTTQFIHLLTNSGIGLPTDLWVPATKQIKPQRAQQVSVGAARTLRFKDEDYEVSFESYYKPMRNLVEYREGASFLGTVDSDWESKVTSGNGWAYGGEFFVQKKSGRTTGWIGYTLAWSNRRFPDLNQGRIFPYKYDRRHDVSVVAIHRFSPTFTLSGTWVYGTGNATTLSQGRFTLGGYDQFDDYGERNSYRMAAYHRFDLDLSKTKKKKWGEVVNSFSIYNVYSRRNPYYLYFDPGYTDYQGNEVKPVYRQISLFPIIPSFSKAFKF, from the coding sequence ATGAAACCAGCTTTCCGCGCTGTAGTACTACCCTTGTTTCTGGGGGGGCCGCTTGCTGCACGTGCGCAGCAACCTGTTGCTCCCTCCAAAATCACCATCAGTGGCTATGTCCGCGATGCGGCGACCGGTGAAAACCTGATTGGGGTAGCGGTAGTGAATCCTGGCACGGGGCAGGGCACTGCCACCAATACCTACGGCTTCTACTCGCTTACCCTGCCCGCAACCGATTCCGTGCGGCTGGTAGCCAGCTACCTCGGCTACGAGCGGCTTCGGTGGGCCGCCGCTACCACCCGCAACGTCGCGCACGATTTCCGGCTGCGGGCCGCCAGCAGTGAGCTAGCCGGAGTGGAGGTAGTCGGCAACCGGCAGGAGCGCATAGAGCAGAGCACCCGCATGGGCACCATCAATGTACCGATAGCGCAAATCAAGAACCTGCCCAAACTATTCGGCGAAACCGACGTGCTGAAGGTGCTGCAACTACTGCCAGGGGTACAAAGCGGCGGCGAAGGGCAGAGCGGCCTTTACGTGCGCGGTGGCTCCCCCGACCAGAACCTGATTCTGCTCGACGGTACGCCCGTGTACAATGCAGCCCACTTGTTCGGTTTCTTCTCAGTGTTCAATGCCGATGCCCTCAACAACGTGGAGTTGATTAAAGGCGGCTTTCCGGCGCGGTACGGCGGGCGCCTGTCGTCGGTGCTAGATATTTCGATGAAGGAAGGCAATATGCAGGAGTTCCACGGCGAAGGCGCTATTGGAATTGTGGCCTCCAAAATCACTTTGGAAGGCCCCATCAAGAAGGACACCGCCTCGTTCATTATCTCGGCCCGCCGGACCTACCTTGATGTGCTGGCACAGCCGTTCATCAAGTCTCAACTCTCGGCGGAAGGCACTAGAGGGTCGGTCGGCTATTTCTTCCACGACCTCAATGCCAAGCTGAACTGGAAGGTGAGTAGCCGCGACCGGCTGTACTTAAGCGCCTATACTGGCTACGACAAGTTTTACGCCCGCATCCGCGACAAAGACGAAGGTGCCGAAAACTACAGCCGCACTGATGGCAACCTAGGGTGGGGCAACCTTACGTCGGGCCTGCGCTGGAACCACATCGTGAACGACCAACTGTTCATGAACACCCATCTCACCTACAGCAAATACCAGTTCAACGTGGGAGCGGGGGAGGAGCGGCGCTACAATAACCAAGGCGACGTGCGCACCGACAAGTTTTCGTTGCGCTACTTTTCCAACATCCGCGACTTCAGCCTGAAAACGGATTTCGACTATACGCCCACGCCCGACCACTACATCCGGTTTGGTGGGCAATATATTCTGCATTCATTCCGGCCCGGTGCCCTCACCGCCAAAGACAACGCCAGCGACCTGGAAAGCCAGTTGAACTCAGGCAACCGCACCATGGCCAGCGAGGTGGGGCTTTACGCCGAAGACGACTACCGCCTCACCGACCGCCTGAAAGTGAACGGTGGCCTGCGCCTAAACGGGTTTCTGGTGGAAGGCAAGTTCTACCCGAGCGTGGAACCGCGCCTAGCAGCTCGTTTTCTGCTCACCGAGGAATGGGCGTTGAAAGCTTCCTATGCCCGTACCACGCAGTTTATCCACCTGCTCACCAACAGCGGAATAGGCCTGCCTACCGACCTGTGGGTGCCCGCCACCAAACAAATCAAGCCCCAACGGGCGCAGCAGGTTAGCGTGGGCGCCGCTCGCACCTTGCGTTTCAAGGACGAGGATTACGAAGTCAGCTTCGAGAGCTACTACAAGCCCATGCGCAACTTGGTGGAGTACCGGGAGGGCGCTAGCTTCCTGGGCACCGTGGACAGCGACTGGGAAAGCAAAGTGACCAGCGGCAACGGCTGGGCCTACGGCGGCGAGTTCTTCGTGCAAAAGAAGTCGGGCCGCACCACCGGCTGGATTGGCTACACGCTGGCCTGGAGCAACCGCCGCTTCCCCGACCTCAACCAGGGCCGCATCTTCCCTTATAAGTACGACCGGCGCCACGACGTTTCAGTGGTGGCCATCCATCGGTTTAGTCCCACCTTCACGCTGTCGGGTACGTGGGTCTACGGCACCGGCAACGCCACCACGTTGTCGCAGGGACGGTTTACGCTGGGTGGCTACGACCAGTTCGACGACTACGGGGAGCGGAACTCGTACCGCATGGCGGCTTACCACCGCTTCGACCTCGACCTAAGCAAAACCAAGAAAAAGAAGTGGGGCGAGGTGGTGAACAGCTTCTCGATTTACAACGTGTACAGCCGTCGCAACCCCTATTATCTCTATTTCGACCCAGGGTATACCGATTATCAGGGCAACGAGGTGAAGCCAGTGTATCGCCAGATTTCGCTGTTCCCCATCATTCCTTCTTTCAGCAAAGCCTTCAAATTCTAA
- a CDS encoding PAS domain-containing protein: MTDQEQRIHELEQQLQAAKAAVATAEQHLATLADSLPEGVLLYNDEGTIGFVNQQTCALFDMAGPAYQWIGKTFTAILSAMQAQVLAPAAFSNWAQEGWAFRDLPVCTEMPLRSGRTVQIDYIPVCDGQSLPNSRLICFRDVTERKENARRLNEQRNFYETILDFLPGEAAVYDVDHRYRYVNAKAVANPAVRSWLIGKTDTEYVAYRQRDPEIANRRQQLLDQALAEGQVVWEESFREPNGAMRYTLRHLHAIRGGDGQARMLIGYGTDITQRYKAEKHIRALFAALPDTILVVGPEGQVRDAKLGDTPLLLPEAALAGANLQQVLPGSARGPLLPCLEQVQATGQPGACTFEMRADDNSVSYHAARLVSLPDDQAVLIILQNVTTQERTRRELAENQEFIRQVVEVSPTLVHVRNEANQIILSNKAFDDFMQNMQHLAVIKGQAQTEDQSEAVQVELARIHHVFKHVMTTREELNYESSFTLPNGQVKWLQSTKRPLVRSDGSLNVLTVGNEITEIKQARQGLESSEKKYRDLVYYSQGLICTHDLEGNMLSVNPAIERLMGLPAHELVGRNLREVVPSNYLPQLQEYLAGFAQQPGQRSIMALITRRGERRYLQYNNYQVKETDQVSYVVASAYDITESVLTERELRQAKREVEESARAKDNFLASMSHEIRTPLNGVLGMAALLTKTNLDAQQRELLDTINHSGQHLLAVVNDVLDMAKITAGQLELEHTAFDLWASVQNAVQTMMYVAEAKGLYLSVVPLSIQPPFVLGDSHRLTQVLLNLLSNAIKFTEYGSVTLGGDVLHDTPEQVTIRFWVRDTGIGIPLDMQQHIFGAFTQASTDTTRRFGGSGLGLAISQHLVQLMGGTILVDSLPNRGSTFSFAVTLARTSEVPLRGLKAIEQPGLAQLRVLLAEDNRINQRISTLMLQPRGVIVDCASNGPEALTLFNEQLYDVVLMDIQMPGMSGVEVTTAIRRHPDPRRANVPIIALTANALRRDQERYLAAGMNACLIKPFEEQQLHQTIVSVLNGTPLPILPAAALPVAEATSEELYDLAFLEASANGNVHFVERMLDVFLQEMPASMEALHQAVAANNWPAVGRVAHSIKPTVLLLRIAGGAAAIQTLENVATKSSVAKETAVFLCKQLQLTCESIGALRHK, translated from the coding sequence ATGACGGATCAAGAACAGCGAATTCACGAACTAGAGCAGCAACTGCAAGCTGCAAAAGCTGCTGTCGCAACGGCCGAGCAGCACCTAGCCACGCTTGCTGATTCTTTGCCGGAAGGGGTGCTGCTATACAACGATGAGGGCACCATTGGCTTCGTCAACCAACAGACCTGTGCGTTGTTTGACATGGCAGGTCCGGCCTACCAGTGGATCGGCAAAACCTTTACAGCTATACTATCCGCTATGCAAGCGCAAGTACTTGCGCCTGCCGCTTTCAGTAATTGGGCTCAAGAAGGTTGGGCCTTCAGGGACTTGCCTGTGTGCACTGAAATGCCGCTCCGTAGCGGCCGCACCGTTCAGATCGACTATATTCCGGTGTGTGATGGCCAGTCCTTGCCAAACAGCCGCCTGATTTGCTTCCGCGACGTGACGGAGCGCAAGGAAAACGCTCGGCGCCTAAACGAGCAGCGGAATTTCTACGAAACCATTCTGGACTTCTTGCCCGGCGAAGCCGCCGTGTATGACGTCGACCACAGGTACCGCTACGTGAATGCCAAAGCCGTAGCCAACCCCGCGGTACGCTCCTGGCTGATCGGCAAGACCGATACGGAATACGTGGCGTACCGCCAGCGAGACCCCGAAATAGCGAATCGGCGGCAGCAGTTGCTTGATCAGGCGCTGGCAGAAGGACAAGTGGTGTGGGAAGAATCGTTTCGGGAGCCCAACGGAGCCATGCGCTACACGCTGCGCCACCTGCACGCCATCCGGGGCGGCGACGGGCAGGCCCGGATGCTCATTGGCTATGGCACCGACATTACACAGCGCTATAAAGCGGAAAAACACATCCGGGCGTTGTTTGCGGCTTTGCCGGATACTATTCTGGTGGTGGGGCCTGAGGGGCAGGTGCGGGATGCCAAGCTTGGCGACACACCTCTGCTTCTGCCGGAAGCCGCCCTGGCGGGGGCTAACTTGCAACAAGTGCTACCCGGTTCGGCGCGCGGACCGCTGTTGCCTTGTTTAGAGCAAGTGCAGGCCACTGGCCAGCCGGGAGCCTGCACGTTTGAGATGCGCGCCGACGACAACTCGGTTTCCTATCACGCGGCTCGACTAGTATCTTTGCCCGACGACCAAGCCGTACTCATTATTCTGCAGAACGTAACCACCCAGGAGCGTACCCGGCGTGAGTTGGCGGAAAATCAAGAGTTTATTCGGCAGGTGGTAGAAGTGAGCCCCACGTTGGTTCACGTTCGAAACGAGGCCAACCAGATCATCCTGAGCAATAAGGCCTTCGATGACTTCATGCAGAACATGCAGCACTTGGCCGTAATCAAAGGCCAGGCGCAGACCGAAGACCAAAGCGAGGCCGTGCAGGTAGAACTAGCCCGCATTCATCATGTGTTCAAGCACGTGATGACCACACGCGAGGAGCTCAACTACGAATCCTCGTTTACGCTTCCGAACGGGCAAGTGAAGTGGCTACAATCCACGAAACGGCCTTTGGTTCGTAGCGACGGCTCACTCAACGTGCTAACGGTGGGCAATGAGATTACCGAAATCAAGCAAGCGCGCCAAGGGCTGGAAAGCAGTGAGAAAAAGTACCGCGACCTGGTGTACTACTCGCAAGGCCTGATCTGCACGCATGATCTGGAAGGGAATATGCTGTCCGTTAACCCGGCTATTGAGAGGCTGATGGGTTTGCCCGCTCACGAGCTGGTAGGCCGGAACCTGCGGGAAGTGGTGCCTTCTAATTATTTGCCGCAGCTGCAGGAATATCTGGCTGGTTTCGCGCAGCAACCGGGGCAGCGTAGCATCATGGCCTTGATTACGCGTCGGGGAGAACGGCGCTATTTGCAATACAACAACTACCAGGTAAAAGAAACAGACCAGGTATCGTACGTGGTGGCCTCGGCCTACGACATCACGGAAAGCGTGCTGACGGAACGAGAGCTGCGCCAGGCCAAGCGGGAAGTAGAGGAAAGCGCCCGCGCCAAAGACAACTTTCTGGCCAGCATGAGCCACGAAATTCGGACGCCGCTCAACGGGGTGCTCGGAATGGCTGCGCTGCTTACCAAAACAAATCTTGACGCGCAGCAGCGAGAATTGCTTGATACCATCAATCACTCGGGGCAGCACTTGCTGGCCGTGGTGAACGATGTGCTGGATATGGCCAAGATTACGGCAGGGCAGCTAGAGCTGGAGCACACCGCCTTCGACCTGTGGGCTTCCGTGCAGAATGCCGTGCAAACCATGATGTACGTGGCCGAAGCAAAAGGTCTGTACTTGTCGGTTGTCCCGCTCTCGATTCAGCCGCCTTTCGTCCTCGGCGACTCGCACCGCCTCACCCAAGTGCTGCTCAACTTGCTTTCCAACGCCATCAAGTTCACAGAGTACGGCAGCGTCACGCTCGGCGGCGACGTGCTCCACGACACCCCCGAACAGGTAACGATTCGGTTTTGGGTGCGCGACACGGGCATTGGCATACCGCTGGATATGCAGCAGCACATCTTTGGGGCATTTACCCAGGCCAGCACCGATACCACTCGGCGGTTCGGTGGCTCGGGGCTGGGCTTGGCCATCAGCCAGCACTTGGTGCAGCTCATGGGGGGCACTATTCTCGTGGATAGCCTGCCCAACCGAGGGAGCACCTTCTCGTTTGCTGTTACGTTGGCTCGTACTTCCGAAGTGCCATTGCGCGGCCTCAAAGCAATAGAACAGCCAGGGCTAGCCCAATTGCGCGTGCTGCTGGCCGAAGACAACCGCATCAATCAGCGCATTTCCACCCTGATGCTACAACCCCGGGGCGTGATAGTGGACTGTGCCAGCAACGGACCGGAAGCTCTAACGCTGTTCAACGAGCAGCTCTACGATGTGGTGCTGATGGATATTCAGATGCCCGGCATGAGCGGCGTGGAAGTAACCACTGCCATTCGCCGGCACCCAGACCCGCGCCGCGCCAATGTGCCCATTATTGCGCTAACGGCCAACGCCCTCCGCCGCGACCAAGAACGGTACTTGGCGGCGGGTATGAATGCCTGCCTGATCAAGCCCTTTGAAGAGCAGCAGCTGCACCAAACCATAGTCAGCGTACTGAATGGTACGCCGCTGCCCATACTACCAGCCGCCGCTTTGCCAGTTGCGGAAGCTACTTCCGAGGAACTCTACGATCTGGCTTTTCTGGAGGCTTCAGCCAACGGCAATGTGCATTTTGTGGAACGCATGCTGGATGTGTTTCTGCAGGAAATGCCGGCTTCCATGGAGGCGTTGCACCAGGCGGTAGCCGCCAATAATTGGCCGGCTGTTGGACGAGTGGCGCACAGCATAAAGCCAACTGTGTTGCTGCTGCGCATAGCAGGTGGCGCAGCAGCCATTCAAACCTTGGAAAACGTTGCTACCAAGTCAAGCGTAGCCAAGGAGACGGCCGTGTTTCTCTGCAAGCAATTGCAGCTAACGTGTGAGAGTATCGGCGCGCTACGTCACAAGTAG